The following are from one region of the Arachis duranensis cultivar V14167 chromosome 10, aradu.V14167.gnm2.J7QH, whole genome shotgun sequence genome:
- the LOC107470390 gene encoding transcription factor HEC3-like, with the protein METNHRNTICTFTDIDITNWNNNDLPHHDYDENKIMETKQEEDHNNLTTLNDNQIPLMSWPNLQQQRPAILSPSSSSFRTFFSDIIGNQVQEVKDEEAEEELGVMKEMMYNIAAMQPVDIDPASVRKPRRRNVRISDDPQSVAARHRRERISERIRILQRLVPGGTKMDTASMLDEAVRYVKFLKRQVRFLESNPNQLPPNWPFAPLLTINNLLHAPSAAAATSMPPPPPPPGLPGFGTLSSHGHHD; encoded by the coding sequence ATGGAAACAAACCACCGCAACACTATTTGCACATTCACAGATATTGATATCACTAATTGGAACAATAATGATCTTCCTCATCATGATTATGATGAAAATAAGATCATGGAaacaaaacaagaagaagatcATAACAACCTCACTACTCTCAATGATAACCAAATTCCTCTTATGTCCTGGCCCAACCTTCAACAACAAAGACCAGCAATACTCTCACCGTCATCCTCATCTTTTAGAACCTTCTTTAGTGACATAATAGGGAACCAAGTGCAAGAAGTCAAAGACGAAGAGGCTGAAGAAGAATTAGGAGTGATGAAGGAGATGATGTACAACATCGCCGCTATGCAACCGGTGGACATCGACCCGGCTAGCGTTCGAAAGCCGAGGAGGCGAAACGTGCGCATAAGCGACGACCCTCAGAGCGTGGCAGCGCGTCACAGAAGGGAGAGGATCAGTGAGAGGATCCGAATCCTTCAGAGGTTAGTTCCAGGTGGCACCAAAATGGACACCGCTTCCATGCTCGACGAAGCCGTTCGATATGTTAAGTTCTTGAAGCGCCAAGTCAGGTTCCTCGAATCAAATCCAAATCAACTACCACCTAATTGGCCTTTTGCACCACTACTTACTATTAATAATTTGCTTCACGCTCCTTCTGCTGCTGCCGCCACTTCCATGCCACCGCCACCGCCGCCGCCGGGGCTACCCGGATTTGGAACCCTAAGCAGCCATGGCCATCATGATTAG